The Alnus glutinosa chromosome 1, dhAlnGlut1.1, whole genome shotgun sequence region CTAAAACATAAATGTTGGGAAAAGAATAAaggaatttttgaaaaataatatttgaataaaatattgaaagttGATAGCAgattgctttaaaaaaatgaaccGCTAAGAATGCTCTTTCTCCCAAGCTCATGGATAACAGACCGGAAGAAAAATAAAGCTAGCAAAACTTTTGCCCTAATCCTTGGGCCCTACTGCCCAGTAAAACTTTTGGAGCCCCCCAACCACAAGAAGAAAAACtggcaagaaaaataaaataaaataaaataaaaggaacaaTAGAAGACTTTGAGTTCCAGAGAAAAAATTGccggaagaaaaacaaaacaaaataaaataatgcagGACTTGGAAACATGGGGCTAGCTTGGGCCTTGTCGAAGAAGATAATGAACACACCCTcccatgtttctttttttaaaagaaaaaaataatataaaataaaataaataaagacgaGTAAAACAAAGAACCACAACAGCAAACCCATGCATCACAAGAAAATTAAAGATATCCAGAAAATTACAAATGTCCAAAACATTGACAGAAAGATGGAACAAGGAAGCAGAAAAGCTGCCAGCGCAGTCATGGTACAAGCTGTGCCGGCAGTGCTGGTGGTACACTATCCATTGCATCATACACTTCTAACGCCATATACAAAATGTTTATCCACTAAAACTATCCATATCTAAAGATCTTTTCAAGGCAAGAAAAAATGATGCACTGCATAAAATCATATGTTAAAATTCACTGACTATTACCACATCCagcattatttaaaaaagaccaaattttaacttaaaacaaacaaacgtgCCATGCATAATGCGTAAAAAGTCACAAATCTCCAAGGTCGTCCTCAGTTGCTACTTAACACACCTCGCAGATAGTagcttaaataaaaataaacaggGAATATAACCAATTGCATCAACACAAATCAAGTTGTTCACATTCCAactatccaaaaaaataaaaataaataataatagtgTTTCCCCTCAAACTCTACTAAATGGGTTGGTCAGGACGAGTTTTAACATCGCCTGCATGGAAATCAGCCACTACCGGAACGCGCCTGAAAAGAAATTAAGCTTACATAAGACATCCAGAATATTTCATCAAGTTACCTTTTCTATAAAAAGGACGGTTCACAAAATGTGGCgatctcttttttcctttttccaatTACTAaggttaattattttgatcGGCAAGTATGAAGATGACATCTTAACAAATTGTCTATTTATCTTGTTCTATCCAAAACATGGTAAGCAAAATCTAAACCAATGATgctattttttgaaaaaggaaCAATTAAGAGTGACAAAAGCACTTCTGACACGAGAcggaaaaaaaatatgaaagaaaagaaaggaactacttatttgaatttttattttttaaaaaaaaaaaggaaaatgaaaaaagaactGATGATAAATGAGTTTTTCATAAACTGGGGCTCCTACACTCCCAGGGTCACGGTTTCTGATGTACAAACATCTTCAGGCCTAAACATTAATGGGAGATATAACTCAGTCCCAACATGCATGCACACTACAATTTCATCATTCGATCCCAAAGTTTAATTACCTGGCGGGGAGATCCTGACCTTGATCTTGATTTTGGCCTGCGTATTTCAAAGTTATTATCATTGATATAGGTAAGAAAACAGCACCAAAAAACCATAACATAAAAGAGCCAGGGCAACAAAACCCAGATACCTGGAAGATTTGATGGGAGATGCAGATCTTGATCTTGATCTTGACACCGATCTAGAAATAGACCGCTCCAATGATTTGCTACAGAGAGAAACAGCATAGATTACAAGATATAggcatgaaaaagaaaagagaaggaaaaagttAGTACCTGCGGTCCCTTCTGACACTTCTGCTTCTGCTTCGGCTGCGGCTTCTACTTCGGCTCCTTATGGGACTGCCCTCGTACTTCTTCACCTGCTCCAGttgaagtaaaaataaaataaaaaaaccagtAGAACAATAAAATTTTGGCCCGCCCATTAAGTATCACTGTATCGGTACTCCCATGTTTAAATATCTAACAGGCCGTACACCTCCCAACAGAGCTTGGTATCTAAcattcttttccatttttttaaaaaggtgtAGGATCAATTAATCAACTTTAAGTAAGAATGGACAATTTCTCAACATTATAAACCAACATACTGTAGCAAATTATTATCGACGatcaaaaaactcaaaaaaatatgGAGGCTAAATTAAAGGCAAACTAAAATATTGGCCCTGCCCTACGAGGTAGGTTCCAATTAAGTCCCTAGATTTGAGAGTTACAATTTCATCCCtaaaagaaattcaattttgaGCAATGTAGACCTGCCCAAATTGATAAATCATTGATTCTTGTAACAGCATTTTAGTCTAATGGGTGGAAGTACTACGTTTGTCAAAATCATAATTTCCAGACAGAAATTTGAATGTTTAAGCTTTAAGGAATCAAATTGGGACATAAATATcagacgaaaaaaaaatagtttagccTAATAATGATCCTACTAAATTATCAAAATGATAGAAAGAAAAGGTTACCCGAATATAAGCTCTTGCCCAAGGGTTTCTGAATTCAGTGTCATCAAGTTTCCGAATCTGAAAAGCAGACAACATATCAGCTGTCGTATTATATTGAAGCACATAACACAAATCGGTAAATCATGTACATTCTCTCAGCAACTTACAGCATATTTCATGTCATCATAATTATTGTAATCAACAACGCCAAAAGTCCCTGGAGAGATAGCAATTCAATACCGTTAACCCTCAATTCAGAAATATATCATTAACCATGTCAATTCAGTGGGAGGATGAATGGCATTGCTACCAGGCTTGCATGAGAAACTATTAAGAAGTCACAAATGCAATCATTTAGTCAGTATCAAGAAGAGTTTGTATCAGATATATTATGCTTAAGCAATGGCAAATCAGTCACAACTATTGCTCATGTTCCaatttccccccaaaaaaataagacTGATTTGATATGGGCAAATATAGACAACTTGATGAGCTATACTCATAAATAAATATGCACCAGAAACCTCCAATATCCAGTTTCACTGCTTTAGTTACACTGACAGAGCTGAAAATGGCATCAACCCACCAAATGCAAACCATATTTCATAGGACACAAGTATTGAAATAAATTATGAGTTGTGCTGATCTTTCCATGGAAGAACGTTTGCATTTCTCAACAAACCATAATGAGGGAAGTCCCACACGGTTATTTTCCAATCTAAAGCAAATATACATTTCCTTGCCTCCTCACAGAAAGAGGAAATGAAAATGTAAAGCCAAACTCGTGTAAACCAAGTATCAAATGAACATTGATTGCTAATTATAATACCAAACAGTTAATGGACAAATTTTACATAACTGCATACCTTCACTATCACGGGATACCTCAGCAAAACATACATCACCAGCTTTTCGCATATGATCCTGAAACCAGTTTACCAAAAAGGTTGGCCATATAGCagcatggaaaaaaaaaatctgcaagaTGCTTGTTAGTATAAAAATTTCCACACCTTCAAATCTTGCCAGGAAGCAGAAGAAGGGAGCCCGCGAACAATAACTGTAAGACAAACACATACGCAAGAGAACTATTAAAGTACAACTTCCTAACAAACTAAATGAAAAGATATCAATATCCTAACCAGTCTCCTAAACCCTTTTGGTAAAAAACAACTTCTCCTAATTGACGCACCTCGATATTCAGAATGGCGTGAGACACCAAATCGGCCCCCACCACCGCCCCCACCACTACCaccaccgccaccgccaccaccgccaccaccaccaccatagCCACCACGACGATCACTTGAGGATGGCCCTCTACCACTACCACCATGGGCGAGTTCAACCTGCATAAAGAACAAATGAGAAATTAAGCAAAAGAGAAAGCAAGCAAAGTACTACGTAAAACTAATTGGTGACGGATATTACCCTTAAACGACAACCATCAAAGTTATAGCCGTCACGACCCCTAATTGCATCTTCCGCATCTCGAGCATTATCAAACtaataacaaaacaaacaaaatatagttGAAGattgatattatattttaaataaatccaagcaaaaataattatcaaaaaaataaatccaagcAAAAATCATTATACAAAGAGTACCTCCACAAAACAATAACATGGAGGGCGAGGCGGAATCTTCAATTCAACATCTAATACACGGCCATACTGCAAAGGGAAAATCAACATCATAGAGGTAAGTCGGTACAATCAGTAAGCAGCCATATTTTAGCACACAGCCATGAAGAACCATATCCAGtaacatatattttaaattgttccTTTAAAAAAGAACATATTTTTGGTTCAACGGCTAAAAATGGCTAACACAACCAGAATGGAGAGATTTACCACGTGAGCCCCATACAGCAATATCCAATGCAATACAACTATTAAACATCTTTTACATGAAGGTCATCAGCTGAAAAGCATAAGCATTCAGTTCTCTCTCAGTAATCAAATCCTAAGATGGTACTAATTCTAGCATATAAGCATGTGAACGTTATGCAAATGCTCCCATGCAGAAATTCAGAAACTGAAAACgtttcaaatcacaatgaagTTATGTATGGGAATTAATTTAACATGGACGACATTAAATGGTTGCTGATGAAGCTTAATATGAGAAACATCAGAGGACACAGACAATTCACCCCAAAACTAATGAAGCATACACTCAATTACCCCCAAAAactaatagtaaaaaaaaaatccaatcaaACCTTGTGGAATAGATCTTCAATTTCCCATTCTCTTATATCTGAGGGCAGGTTGCCAACATAGATTGTGCGAGAAAAACGACCACTCATATCTGACACCCGAAGAATGTATAGTCCAGATTACTCACTGCATAGATAAATGAAATGTCATAAATAAAGAACCAATCTCTAAACTTCTAAATTAAAAGTCTTTCTATATATTGTGATGTCCAAATATCATCAGCATGTACTCTGTTGATGATAtcaaaaataaagcaaaaccaaaacaatgaaGCAAACCAAGAGAGCAATCCTCGAGATGAGCCGTGCTCCACAAGCTCCATTGCTCATTTGCTCCAAGATGCTCCAATGCTATAataatattgaaataaaatttgatcTCCTCATCCTCTCCAGAATTTTAGCAGATGTATAGATCTTCTGAGATTGAGCAAGAATctccaataataataaataacacaCATAACTCCACCCTGATTCTCCCACTCCCTCTCTATATCCCTATGTATGATTCCAATGCTCATACTTGTCCAAGCGCTTGTCATCTATCATAAAGAAAGCATTGGTGTCATGAGATCAAGTAAGATTGATATATATTCAGGATTTACCTTACTCAGCTCTCTTTAACAGCATTGAAAAAACAACCCTGGAAAATACGTAATATAACCCCCATTTCACTTTATTTTGGTTCAGTGCAACTTCATGTCCAGGGAAAAGAAATGGGAATAGATGTCTTCAGCCCCTCTCATGGAAAGTTTAATAACAGATATATAACCACTCAACTTTTTTATGGCAAGAGACCTGACTGATACCCATCTTTCAGATTTCTTTGTTTCTGTTAGTTAACATAACTTTTCATAAAGTTGCAGCCGGAAAAATGGGGAGGCAAATGTCTTAAGCCacaaatagaaaaggaaaaaaatgctATTCATGGTGTGAATCCTTATTGAAACTCCAATTTCCAATTCATGACAAACAATAAGGCTAAAGGTGTTTTAAAGTCATTGATTTTAACATACACAGAAAGTAATTTAAACAaatacccccttttttttacaagtaaaaaaaaaaaataccccttGAGACAAGCAAACGAACTACATTAAGCCGAAATTAGAGTTCCACTTAAGAAatgacaaccaaaaaaaaaaacaaattgacaCTGAAAAAAAGTGATATCATACATAACATGCAATTCATAAGGAACTTTATTTGCATTGTGCATGCGAACCTCGTGAAGAACCTTATCTAGGACAGGGACTTGATGAAAAACCTTATTGCAGAAACCCATGCTTCCTCCTCAACATCCCTAACCCCATGACCCATGTCCTCAATGACCCCATGTCCTCTTTCCTACCAATCATCCATCACCCCATCCCGCCCAGGGGACAAAGAAGCTCAGCAATACAAtcaaaaaacataaactcaTCAACAAACATAGATCCTCCATCTTCTCAAGCAATCCAATCCCTCATCAACATTACCCTTTGAGGTGAGAATgatggagagagagatgggagacGAGAGACGAATGTGAACCCTATGCTTGTTGATGCGATAGAGGAAGACCCGAGGGCAATTGAGGATCCCTCCTAAGATGTTCATTACGTGCACCTTAGTTCATGGGGCTAAGAGCTTCAATTAATTCTACAAATATTTTATCATGCAGCTTAAGAAAGATATATCAAGCATCTTCATTCCATTACAGAAATACTTTCCGTTCAGGAAATTTCTCCTTCAAAACAAACATAGCTTCAGCATGTATCAACGAACCCATTCACAAAATCTCATCTACTTACAAGAGTCCAAGTAGTTCTACCATGAGTCAGAGTAAGAAAGAGAGGTAGTTGAGTAAAGCACCACAATGTGCTGTCAAACCCCATTTCGGTGTAGCAAAACTCCACCACAACTCGATTTCCAGTTGATATCAACTAATATCAATTTTAACAACCCACAAa contains the following coding sequences:
- the LOC133856660 gene encoding serine/arginine-rich splicing factor SR34A → MSGRFSRTIYVGNLPSDIREWEIEDLFHKYGRVLDVELKIPPRPPCYCFVEFDNARDAEDAIRGRDGYNFDGCRLRVELAHGGSGRGPSSSDRRGGYGGGGGGGGGGGGGSGGGGGGGRFGVSRHSEYRVIVRGLPSSASWQDLKDHMRKAGDVCFAEVSRDSEGTFGVVDYNNYDDMKYAIRKLDDTEFRNPWARAYIRVKKYEGSPIRSRSRSRSRSRSRSVRRDRSKSLERSISRSVSRSRSRSASPIKSSRPKSRSRSGSPRQARSGSG